CAAGGAAATAAAAAAAATTTCAATTTGTATAAAAAATACTCTTTTCAAATGCCATAAAAGTGCGTATCATAGCACGCCTTGATTGGCTCCGTGTCGATTGAAAGATGGGTTGTAGAGAGGTAAAAAGTGCAAATTGGTTCTTATAGATTGAAAAATCGCATTCTATTGGCGCCGATGGCAGGGATTACCGATCAACCATTTCGAAAGCTCTGTTCCCGCTATGGGGCAGGGTTAACTTTTTCTGAAATGATGTCAACCAATCCGAGAGTTTGGCATACGGAGAAATCAAAACTGCGTTTGGCTCACCACCAAGAATTGGGGATTAATGCTGTGCAAATAGCAGGTTCCGATCCGCAAGAAATGGCAAATGCAGCGCGAGTGAATGTTGAATATGGGGCTGAAATTATTGATATCAATATGGGTTGCCCTGCTAAAAAGGTGAATCGTAAAATGGCGGGTTCTGCACTTTTACAATATCCGGATTTAGTGCAACAAATTCTTCATGCTGTGGTTAATGCTGTGGATGTTCCCGTAACACTTAAAATTAGAACGGGTTGGGATCGGGCGCATCGAAATTGTGTTGAAATCGCAAAAATTGCAGAACAAGCAGGAGTTCAGGCTTTGACTGTTCATGGACGTACGCGAGCCTGTCTATTTGAAGGGAAAGCGGAATACGACAATATAAAAGCGGTAAAACAACAAGTGAGTATGCCTGTGATTGCAAACGGAGATATTACTTCTGCGGCACAAGCAAAATTTGTCCTTGATTATACCAACGCAGATGCAGTGATGATCGGGCGCGGCGCCTTAGGTAATCCTTGGTTATTTCAATCAATGGAGCGCGTAGTGGAAACCGGTTCGGATTATCAAGAACCAAGTTTAAGTGAAAAGTGCGGTGTGATTTTACAGCATATTCGAGATATTCATCAGTTTTATGGTGAAGAAAAGGGGTATCGTATAGCACGCAAGCACGTGGCTTGGTATCTACAGGGAATTCAACCCAATTCCGTTTTTAAACAGACTTTTAATGCGATTAGTGATGCAAAATCACAATTAATGGCATTGGAAGATTTTTTTAATTTGATTCAAATGGATGATAAAGAAAAATGTTAGAACAACAACGTAATCCAGCTGAAGCATTAACTGTTTCAGTGTTAAATTCACAATCTCAAGTTACAAATAAACCGCTACGTGATTCAGTTAAACAAGCATTGAGAAACTATTTGTCACAACTAGACGGTCAGGATGTTGACGATCTTTATGAATTAGTATTAGCGGAAGTTGAACACCCAATGTTAGATATGGTGATGCAATATACTCGCGGTAACCAAACTCGCGCAGCAACCATGCTTGGGATCAACCGTGGAACATTACGTAAAAAACTTAAAAAATACGGTATGGGTTAATTAAACCAGTTATCTGCTTTTTAAAACGCTCCATCTTCGGTTGGGGCGTTTTTTATTGGGCATTTTTATCATTTTTTCGCCTTGTGGGTTGAATAAATTAACAGTAAAAGTGCGGTGATTTTTTTATGAATTTTTAGAAATGTGCTGCATTGTGAGACAACGAAAAAGAATAGGACGCCTTTATTTGGCGTCCTAAGTGATTTTTGTTTCCTTTCGCTTATTTATGAAAATGAAGGAGGAAAAGTGCGGTGCTTTTTTCGATTATTTCCCCAATAGGTTTTGCAACGCTTGGTAAATTGCTTGTGCATTGTTGCCGGAAAGGGCATTGCCTTCTTCATCAGCGATAACAACCGCACTTTGCTGACCTAATGCGGTCAGTTGCATAGAGTAAGTGCCTTTTTCTAAATCCGGTTTAGTAGCGCTTAAGCGCAACCATTCATCATCATCCAGCGGGCTATATTTTAATTCGCGATAGCCACGTCCCGGTTTGTCACCTTCAATTTCAAAGCCTAAGCGCGGTAAAACTTCACCTAAACGCCCCCAAGATTGTGCAAAATTGCTACTTAATGCCAAGGCAGTACGTCCATTCATATCCGTAACCAGTGCAGATTGAATTGCCCCAGCAGAAGCGCTATTTAACTCACGCTGTTGTTTTGTGTAGGCAGTATTTAGCTCTCCCACCAATTTATTTAAACGTTCAGACGCGTAACGCTGTTTATCCGCTAAATTTGGAGTAAAAATAATATCATCGCGCTTCATTTGCAAAATAGTAATAAATAATGCAGCGGCAGTTTGGTTGGAAACCTGTTCAATTTGATAACGCGCCTGCGTATCACCTATATCGTCTTCCCGTCCTGTCGGCGTCCAATCGGTCACCACTTTGCCCTCGCTTGAGGTGAAATTAATATTTTGTTCACGTAGTAAACGTTCAACTTGTTTTAAGTTATAAACTGCTTCTTTATCAAGAGGATAAGCAATTAGCGCACGCTCACCATCAAATTGCGCCACGGAATTTCCAATAATTGGCAATGGATTTTCCGGCGGGCGAATATCCACATTCTGAGTTCTTTTGCCATTGATTTGTGGCAACTGATAGGTATTATCTTGCCCGTAAACGGTTAAACCACCGGTAGATAAGGTGTTAAAGGTTGGTACTTCCGCCCCTTTACGTTCAAATGTATCATTGGCAACTTGCTTGCTTTCATTACTGGTTGAACAGGCAGTTAGCGTTGTTAAAATTGCTGCAGTAAATAACCACTTCTTCATAAATGAATCCTTACGTTAAAAAAACGACCAAAGATGACCGCACTTTTTCTTTGGACAGTAAAATTGGCAAAAAGTTTAGGGTCTGCAAGCAACTTACAGACCCTTGATTATTATAACATTAATTACAGTAAACCGGCAGTTTTCAGCGCGGCGATCACTTTCGGTTGCGCTGCTTCACTTAGCGTTGTTAACGGTAAACGCAATACCGGCTCATCAATTAAGCCTAATTTATAGCATGCCCATTTCACTGGAATTGGATTGGATTCCACAAATAAATCTTTGTGCAATGCCATTAAGCGCGCATTAATAGCTTCCGCTTCGTCGAATTTCCCAGCAAGTGCCAATTCGCACATTTTCGCCATATCTGCGGCGGCAACGTTATTTGTAACGGAAATCACGCCTTGTCCACCGAGTTTCATGCTTTCTAAACCGGTGGCATCATCCCCACTTAAGAAAATAAAATCTTCGCCGGCAAGTTGTTTAATTTTTGCTACGCGGCTAACATCGCCTGTGGCTTCTTTAATCCCGACGATATTTTTAATTTTTGCTAAGCGCCCCACGGTTTCTGGCAACATATCGCTGCCGGTGCGTCCCGGTACGTTATATAAAATTTGTGGTAAATCCGTGCATTCCGCGATGGCTTTAAAGTGTTGATACATTCCTTCTTGCGTTGGTTTGTTGTAGTAAGGAACGACCGACAAACAACCGGCAACTCCACTATCATTTAACAATTTTGTCATCGTGATTGCCTCACTGGTTGCATTTGCACCGGCACCGGCAATAACAGGAATGCGACCATCAGCAAATTCTACCGTCTTCAAAATAGTCTTCACATTTTCTTCGATACTTAATGTCGCAGCTTCGCCGGTTGTGCCTACTGAGACAATGCCGTGCGTTCCGGCTGCAATGTGATATTCCACCAATCTTTTTAATCCATCGAAATCAACTTCGCCATGAGAATTCATTGGTGTGACTAAAGCGGTGATACTACCGTAGAATAAAGGGGTAGTCGCTGACATAAAACCTCCAAGAGTTATTTTAATTATATACAGGGCTTAGAAAAATCCTCAAACCCCTCGCTGGGTTTGCTTGATAAAGTCTGTTTAAGATCGCTAAAATAGGCTTAATTTGCAAGTTTTTTTTGCGTTTTTCTGTAAAAAAACTCGCGATTTCTTCTGTTAAATTTATTATTGAAAGGAAAATGCTATGGCAACATTAAATATCGGCGATTTTGCACCGCACTTTACACTGCTTAATCAAGACAGTCAGCCGGTTTCTTTGCAAGATTTTGCAGGCAAAAAAGTCTTGGTTTATTTTTATCCGAAAGCCTTAACACCCGGTTGCACCACACAGGCTTGCGGCTTGCGCGATAGCAAAGCGGAGTTGGATAAATTAGGCGTGGTTATTTTAGGAATTAGCCCTGATTCGCCGAAAAAATTAGCACAATTCATTGAGAAAAAAGCATTAAATTTCATCTTGTTATCTGATGAAGATCATCAAGTCGCCGAACAATTTGGCGTTTGGGGCGAGAAGAAATTTATGGGCAGAGTATTTGATGGCATTCATCGCATCAGTTTTTTGATTGACGAACAAGGCAAAATTGAGCAAGTGTTTACGAAATTTAAGACCACAGATCATCATCAAGTGGTGCTGGATTATTTAACTCGTCAATAATGTTTTGTCATTGCAAAAGTGCGGTCATTTTTGACCGCACTTTTAGTTTTTTAAGCCATTATTTTTTTCGACAACTTGCCATAATATCTAATTCTTTGCTATACACGGATAAATTTAAATCAATATCCATCATACTAAATAGCGTATGGAAAAGATTGTCATGTGAGAAATGTCCGCTTTCGGCTTTTTGTCTTAGACATGCTAAATCAAATGGCTCATTTTTCTTCCATGTATTTGAGAACCAGAAAATCATTGGTACACGTGTTTGTTGCTCCGGCGCGATAGCACGCGGTGTGCCATGTAAATAAACGCCATTTTCGCCCAATGATTCGCCATGGTCGGAGACATACACAATGGATGTTTCCAAATCGTCACGATGTTCAACTTTTGAAATCAAGGTGTTAAGGAAATTATCAATATACAAAATGCCGTTGTCGTAAGTATTGACTAACTGCTCATTCGTACATTTT
This portion of the [Pasteurella] aerogenes genome encodes:
- the dusB gene encoding tRNA-dihydrouridine synthase B; this translates as MQIGSYRLKNRILLAPMAGITDQPFRKLCSRYGAGLTFSEMMSTNPRVWHTEKSKLRLAHHQELGINAVQIAGSDPQEMANAARVNVEYGAEIIDINMGCPAKKVNRKMAGSALLQYPDLVQQILHAVVNAVDVPVTLKIRTGWDRAHRNCVEIAKIAEQAGVQALTVHGRTRACLFEGKAEYDNIKAVKQQVSMPVIANGDITSAAQAKFVLDYTNADAVMIGRGALGNPWLFQSMERVVETGSDYQEPSLSEKCGVILQHIRDIHQFYGEEKGYRIARKHVAWYLQGIQPNSVFKQTFNAISDAKSQLMALEDFFNLIQMDDKEKC
- the fis gene encoding DNA-binding protein Fis, which gives rise to MLEQQRNPAEALTVSVLNSQSQVTNKPLRDSVKQALRNYLSQLDGQDVDDLYELVLAEVEHPMLDMVMQYTRGNQTRAATMLGINRGTLRKKLKKYGMG
- a CDS encoding lipoprotein, NlpB family protein, whose protein sequence is MKKWLFTAAILTTLTACSTSNESKQVANDTFERKGAEVPTFNTLSTGGLTVYGQDNTYQLPQINGKRTQNVDIRPPENPLPIIGNSVAQFDGERALIAYPLDKEAVYNLKQVERLLREQNINFTSSEGKVVTDWTPTGREDDIGDTQARYQIEQVSNQTAAALFITILQMKRDDIIFTPNLADKQRYASERLNKLVGELNTAYTKQQRELNSASAGAIQSALVTDMNGRTALALSSNFAQSWGRLGEVLPRLGFEIEGDKPGRGYRELKYSPLDDDEWLRLSATKPDLEKGTYSMQLTALGQQSAVVIADEEGNALSGNNAQAIYQALQNLLGK
- the dapA gene encoding dihydrodipicolinate synthase, which encodes MSATTPLFYGSITALVTPMNSHGEVDFDGLKRLVEYHIAAGTHGIVSVGTTGEAATLSIEENVKTILKTVEFADGRIPVIAGAGANATSEAITMTKLLNDSGVAGCLSVVPYYNKPTQEGMYQHFKAIAECTDLPQILYNVPGRTGSDMLPETVGRLAKIKNIVGIKEATGDVSRVAKIKQLAGEDFIFLSGDDATGLESMKLGGQGVISVTNNVAAADMAKMCELALAGKFDEAEAINARLMALHKDLFVESNPIPVKWACYKLGLIDEPVLRLPLTTLSEAAQPKVIAALKTAGLL
- the bcp gene encoding peroxiredoxin Bcp yields the protein MATLNIGDFAPHFTLLNQDSQPVSLQDFAGKKVLVYFYPKALTPGCTTQACGLRDSKAELDKLGVVILGISPDSPKKLAQFIEKKALNFILLSDEDHQVAEQFGVWGEKKFMGRVFDGIHRISFLIDEQGKIEQVFTKFKTTDHHQVVLDYLTRQ